One part of the Vicia villosa cultivar HV-30 ecotype Madison, WI linkage group LG6, Vvil1.0, whole genome shotgun sequence genome encodes these proteins:
- the LOC131611885 gene encoding uncharacterized protein LOC131611885 isoform X2, producing MDSSLANARNLSRKSLGKRKIDERNVGNKKDDVRGYFTWNLDMERVLAEALRDQRSLGRQSDGAWKTVAYNAAADVLSTRFNVLVTGENVKNRIKLWRGWYGIISDILSQSGFDWDGTKCMINVEDENAWTEYVKSHEEAKRFRFKVIPNWNDIVDICAKDRANGVQVEHAFDADDVMSKEVVEDEEGSTVHIDLEEPSSATKKKMQHTRAYKGRDKEGMISSIREVAESLKDFVQVSKKRMEGNAQEVVQEVLNEMEMIADCDDALRYGAINWLTENPNKIAILKALPLWEKKKFLLASMPK from the exons ATGGATTCTAGTTTAGCCAATGCAAGAAATTTGAGCCGCAAGTCATTGGGAAAAAGAAAGATAGATGAAAGAAATGTTGGGAATAAGAAAGATGATGTAAGAGGTTACTTCACATGGAATTTGGACATGGAGCGTGTTTTAGCTGAAGCACTTAGAGATCAAAGAAGTTTGGGCCGCCAAAGTGACGGAGCTTGGAAAACGGTAGCATACAACGCTGCAGCTGATGTTTTGTCTACACGCTTTAATGTTCTGGTTACAGGAGAGAACGTCAAAAACCGCATCAAACTTTGGCGAGGATGGTATGGGATAATTAGTGATATTCTCAGTCAAAGTGGGTTTGATTGGGATGGAACAAAATGCATGATCAATGTTGAAGATGAAAATGCTTGGACTGAATATGTTAAG tcACATGAAGAAGCCAAAAGGTTCCGATTTAAGGTTATACCGAATTGGAATGACATTGTAGACATATGTGCGAAAGATAGGGCTAATGGAGTTCAAGTAGAACATGCATTTGATGCGGATGATGTCATGAGCAAAGAGgtagttgaagatgaagaagggTCCACTGTGCATATTGATTTAGAGGAACCAAGTTCCGCAACAAAGAAAAAAATGCAACATACTCGTGCTTATAAGGGTAGAGACAAAGAAGGGATGATAAGCTCTATTAGAGAAGTGGCTGAGTCATTGAAAGATTTTGTGCAAGTTAGTAAAAAAAGGATGGAAGGAAATGCTCAAGAAGTGGTGCAAGAAGTGTTGAATGAAATGGAGATGATTGCTGATTGTGATGACGCTTTACGCTATGGAGCAATAAATTGGTTGACCGAAAATCCAAACAAAATAGCAATTCTCAAAGCTCTTCCATTGTGGGAGAAGAAAAAGTTTCTATTAGCTTCCATGCCAAAGTAA
- the LOC131611885 gene encoding protein ALP1-like isoform X1: protein MDISIANTSIKRKRNEEEMQELEETTLIVVSVVTTLLGVMAWYHDKYFVKEPTRNWELERRNFLNRLYRGTEIDCMEQLRVSKGAFFKLCRILEEKGKLVKTRNVPTTEAVAMFLHILAHNLKYRVIHFNYFRSKETVSRQFNNVLRAVMKVSRDYLKFHDYNLDGLEANKWKWFENSIGALDGTHIPVTVAAEDRPRYRNRKGDISTNVLGVCGPDLRFIYVLPGWEGSAGDSRVLRDALRRQNCLRIPNGKYFLVDAGYTNGPGFLAPYRGTRYHLKEWVGNTPQNYKELFNLRHSSARNVIERSFGILKKRWSILRTPSFFDIKTQIRIINACFILHNFIIDEKQSDQYLEAQDLDLLSIVDEELTNQQTERGTTNGVDEVASVQVTEEWTTFRDTYAMKMFAEYQERRNISYA from the exons ATGGACATTAGTATAGCCAACACTTCAATAAAGCGTAAAAGAAATGAAGAAGAAATGCAAGAGCTTGAGGAAACAACATTAATTGTTGTTAGTGTTGTTACTACGCTATTAGGAGTAATGGCTTGGTatcatgacaaatattttgttaagGAACCAACTCGTAATTGGGAATTGGAAAGGCGCAATTTCCTTAACCGTCTATACAGAGGAACCGAAATTGATTGCATGGAGCAATTAAGAGTTAGTAAAGGAGCATTTTTTAAACTTTGTAGAATTTTAGAAGAAAAAGGGAAATTGGTCAAGACAAGAAATGTTCCAACAACTGAAGCTGTGGCAATGTTTTTGCATATCCTTGCTCACAACCTAAAATATAGAGTCATACACTTTAACTACTTCCGATCAAAAGAAACTGTGAGTAGACAATTCAATAATGTCCTTAGAGCTGTTATGAAAGTAAGCCGAGATTATTTGAAGTTTCACGACTATAATCTAGACGGCCTTGAGGCAAATAAATGGAAATGGTTTGAG aATTCAATTGGAGCACTTGATGGAACACATATTCCAGTAACAGTTGCTGCAGAAGATAGGCCTAGATACCGTAATAGAAAGGGTGACATATCTACAAATGTTTTAGGAGTTTGTGGTCCAGATTTAAGGTTTATCTATGTGTTACCGGGGTGGGAAGggtctgcaggagattctcgggtATTGCGAGATGCTTTACGTCGTCAAAATTGTCTTCGAATTCCAAACG GTAAATACTTTCTTGTGGATGCGGGATATACAAATGGTCCTGGATTTTTAGCACCATATAGAGGGACTAGATATCATCTCAAAGAGTGGGTTGGAAACACTCCTCAAAATTACAAGGAATTGTTTAATCTTCGTCATTCAAGTGCAAGGAATGTAATTGAAAGGTCATTTGGGATATTGAAGAAAAGATGGAGTATATTAAGAACTCCTTCTTTTTTTGATATAAAAACacaaattagaattattaatgcTTGTTTCATATTGCACAATTTCATAATAGATGAAAAACAAAGTGATCAATATTTAGAGGCTCAAGACTTGGATCTTTTATCTATTGTTGATGAAGAGTTAACCAACCAACAAACAGAAAGAGGAACAACTAATGGTGTAGATGAGGTTGCAAGTGTTCAAGTGACTGAAGAGTGGACAACATTTCGTGACACATATGCGATGAAAATGTTTGCTGAATATCAAGAGAGAAGAAACATTTCTTATGCTTAG
- the LOC131609333 gene encoding uncharacterized protein LOC131609333 — translation MSSLQMTHVDLEQGNHHHAPLHHHHPSCSVVGSDVSGEGSLCFSDADDGSSYSRFYSTNGGSYDDYSFACVSDDPELGGGGGVVDSARVSSVTDCSVEIRIGVPEIKVHLAKVEKDCRICHMGLESESHESGLPIELGCSCKEDLAAAHKNCAEAWFKIKGNRTCEICHSVARNVYSPNDDLTEHVIDSNNTTASSTLSTAAPTPETQRFWHGHRFLNFLLACMVFAFVISWLFHFNMPSS, via the exons ATGTCATCTTTACAGATGACCCATGTTGATTTAGAGCAAGGAAATCATCATCATGctcctcttcatcatcatcatcctagTTGTTCTGTTGTTGGAAGTGATGTGAGTGGTGAAGGGAGTTTatgtttctctgatgctgatgaTGGTTCAAGCTATTCTAGGTTCTACTCAACAAATGGTGGTTCATATGATGATTACTCTTTTGCTTGTGTTTCTGATGATCCTGAacttggtggtggtggtggtgttgtTGATTCTGCTAGAGTTTCTTCTGTCACTGATTGTTCTGTTGAAATTAGAATTGGGGTTCCTGAGATTAAGGTGCATTTGGCTAAAGTTGAGAAGGATTGTAGGATCTGTCACATGGGTTTGGAAAGTGAGAGCCATGAATCTGGTCTTCCTATTGAATTGGGGTGTTCTTGTAaagaagatttagctgctgctcaCAAAAACTGTGCTGAAGCTTGGTTCAAGATTAAGGGAAATAG GACCTGTGAAATTTGTCACTCGGTCGCGCGGAATGTTTATAGTCCAAACGACGATTTGACAGAGCATGTGATCGACAGTAACAATACCACCGCATCATCCACGCTCTCTACCGCTGCTCCTACGCCAGAAACTCAAAGATTTTGGCACGGCCATCGCTTCTTGAATTTTCTCCTTGCTTGTATGGTTTTCGCATTCGTCATATCATGGCTTTTCCACTTCAACATGCCATCATCTTAG